One Acidobacteriota bacterium DNA segment encodes these proteins:
- a CDS encoding AAA family ATPase, with the protein RTGRSRPRQPAKIIVVDHLSSYVTTLCENIERNLHILCTAEEREAIAVSTVHKEALALVRKVHPRMFPATEADVRECVETLRLRHAPEYDAGFVRGEWDNVVRLQGIGRWEEYRSAQRTGRGRGLGIKERRRLWQVFGGTLDNFEGRDLLDWSGLCQRGLELLTDGSVRSPYTAVVVDEVQDLTPPELRFLKALCSVQPGNLLLCGDTGQRIYPGGFSLRTLGIEVRGRASVLRINYRTTEQIRRCADRILGAVTDDMDGGDEQRAGTRSLLRGPEPRFAGHPTREDEITAAVATVRAWVADGLAPEAVGIFARTNKRLDDLCEAFDKTGVSWHRLSDRDAAGEGKVHLGTMHRAKGLEFKAVLVLGCGDAEVPSRAALRSADDPQDREAAEARERRLLYVAITRARDEVAVFWTGTPSRFLDPLIGTKETGA; encoded by the coding sequence CGAACCGGCCGATCGCGTCCTCGCCAACCGGCAAAAATAATTGTCGTTGATCACCTGAGCAGCTATGTCACGACACTCTGCGAGAACATAGAGCGGAACCTGCACATCCTGTGTACAGCGGAGGAGCGCGAAGCGATTGCCGTTTCCACGGTCCATAAGGAGGCTCTCGCGCTGGTTCGGAAGGTACACCCGCGGATGTTTCCGGCGACGGAAGCAGATGTTCGAGAATGCGTCGAAACCCTGCGCCTTCGTCACGCGCCCGAGTACGACGCCGGGTTCGTCCGCGGGGAGTGGGACAACGTCGTGCGCCTGCAGGGGATTGGCCGCTGGGAGGAGTACCGTAGCGCCCAGCGCACTGGACGCGGGCGCGGCCTGGGGATCAAGGAACGACGTCGGCTCTGGCAAGTGTTCGGGGGAACGCTCGACAACTTTGAGGGCCGGGACCTGTTGGACTGGTCCGGGTTGTGTCAACGAGGGTTGGAGCTGCTGACCGATGGCAGCGTCCGCAGTCCGTACACCGCAGTAGTCGTCGACGAAGTCCAGGATCTCACTCCACCGGAGCTTCGTTTTCTAAAGGCGTTGTGCAGCGTCCAGCCTGGCAACCTGCTTCTTTGCGGCGACACTGGGCAGCGCATCTACCCTGGAGGGTTCAGCCTCAGGACGCTGGGCATCGAGGTCCGCGGGCGGGCCTCGGTGCTGCGCATCAACTACCGCACGACGGAGCAGATCCGACGCTGCGCTGATCGCATCCTGGGCGCCGTCACTGACGATATGGACGGCGGGGACGAACAGCGGGCCGGCACACGGAGTCTCCTTCGCGGCCCGGAGCCACGCTTCGCGGGTCATCCGACCCGCGAGGACGAGATCACCGCTGCCGTTGCGACGGTCCGTGCCTGGGTGGCGGATGGCTTGGCGCCGGAGGCTGTCGGGATCTTCGCGCGTACAAACAAGCGTCTCGACGATTTGTGCGAGGCCTTTGACAAGACTGGCGTGTCGTGGCATCGCCTGTCCGACAGAGACGCAGCGGGTGAAGGCAAGGTGCATCTCGGCACGATGCATCGGGCCAAGGGACTCGAGTTCAAGGCAGTTCTCGTCTTGGGTTGCGGCGACGCAGAGGTTCCGAGTCGCGCCGCCCTGCGTTCTGCCGATGACCCTCAGGATCGCGAGGCCGCAGAAGCCCGGGAGCGGCGTTTGCTGTACGTCGCGATCACTCGCGCCCGAGACGAAGTGGCTGTTTTCTGGACAGGAACACCGAGTCGTTTTCTCGATCCGCTCATTGGTACCAAGGAAACCGGCGCGTGA
- a CDS encoding DEAD/DEAH box helicase — MSFDVGALVRARGREWVVLPQNRDDPDTLILRPLGGTEHEVTGIYLPLERVEPAQFDLPDPATDLGNHLSFSLLRDAVRLGFRAGAGPFRSLARIAVEPRPYQLVPLLMALRLDPVRLLIADDVGVGKTVEACLVARELVDRCEVDGLCVLCPPHLAEQWQASLAGQFHLDAELVLAGTAARLERTCRQDESLFDRYPFTVVSTDYIKSERRRDEFLRACPDLVIVDEAHTCATATTLSSGQQRHELLQALVRPDTRGGASRHLVLVTATPHSGNEETFRSLLVLLDNRFADLPADLSGEQNRGHREALARHFVQRRRGDLKAYLDTVTPFPTREIAEEHYTLTPRYREFLDRVLGYCRESVLDKSLERRRQRVRWWSALALLRALASSPAAAAATLRNRSVAEDAETIEQVDEEGRRAVLDLDEDLTEAIDVVSGCESEEDADRDRGRLMRLAREADELAGEGDAKLSRALELVRDLLDDGYAPIVFCRFVPTVDYVAAFLRARLERRGVVVEAVTGRLPPEERKRRVEALGAHEGRILVCTDCLSEGINLQDAFDAVMHYDLSWNPTRHEQREGRVDRYGQNRSTVRTLTYYGQNNPVDGIVLQVLLRKHKTIHERLGVIVPVPMDTRIIEDAVLEGLLMREADTTQLSFDFLEPLHRDVDGQWDAAVEREKRSRTLFAQNQILRLVNTEVRVELDELRRAIGSGADVRRFTATALRTLGAQVSGNEPMQVDMRETTRALRDAIGEEGRFVAVFSGAPERDAHRLTRTHPIVEGLAAHVLEIALDRTRNGLGLRCGVVRTNAVQRRTTLVLLRVRFHIVNRGRDDAERPLLAEELALAGFRGSPDHADWLAPDDIEPFLDVGADANIGADQAQTHIQRVLDRLDALRPRLDAIAEERGRALFDAHRRVRRATRSGVRALRVDVHTPPDVLGVYMLLPVVAGGHG; from the coding sequence GTGAGTTTCGATGTTGGCGCGCTCGTCAGGGCGCGGGGGCGCGAGTGGGTCGTTCTGCCCCAGAACCGCGATGACCCGGACACGCTCATCTTGCGTCCCTTGGGTGGCACTGAGCACGAAGTCACGGGCATCTACTTGCCCTTGGAGCGCGTCGAGCCGGCGCAGTTCGACTTGCCCGACCCGGCGACAGATCTGGGCAACCACCTGTCATTCAGCCTGTTGCGGGACGCCGTGCGCCTGGGATTTCGCGCTGGTGCAGGGCCGTTTCGATCGCTCGCCCGCATCGCGGTTGAGCCCCGCCCGTACCAGCTTGTGCCGCTTCTCATGGCGCTCCGGCTCGATCCTGTCCGCCTGCTGATCGCCGACGACGTCGGAGTCGGGAAGACCGTGGAGGCGTGCCTCGTGGCGCGCGAACTCGTTGACCGATGTGAGGTCGACGGTTTGTGCGTACTCTGTCCACCGCATCTTGCCGAGCAGTGGCAAGCGTCGCTGGCAGGGCAGTTTCACCTCGATGCCGAACTCGTACTAGCCGGCACGGCTGCCCGCCTCGAGCGGACCTGTCGGCAAGACGAGTCTCTCTTCGACCGTTACCCGTTCACTGTTGTTTCCACCGACTACATCAAGAGTGAACGCCGTCGCGACGAGTTCCTGCGAGCCTGTCCTGATCTCGTGATCGTCGACGAGGCACACACTTGCGCCACTGCGACGACCCTTTCTTCTGGGCAGCAGCGGCACGAGTTGCTGCAGGCCCTCGTCCGGCCGGACACGAGAGGCGGCGCATCTCGTCACCTCGTGCTTGTCACTGCGACCCCGCACAGCGGGAACGAAGAGACCTTCCGTTCTCTGCTTGTGCTGTTGGACAATCGATTCGCCGATCTGCCTGCCGACCTGTCCGGGGAGCAGAACCGGGGGCACCGTGAGGCGCTTGCACGACATTTCGTGCAGCGGCGACGGGGTGATCTCAAGGCGTACCTTGACACGGTGACGCCGTTTCCGACCCGCGAGATCGCCGAGGAGCATTACACGCTCACGCCGCGGTATCGCGAGTTTCTCGATCGAGTACTGGGCTATTGCCGTGAGAGTGTGCTCGACAAGTCGCTGGAAAGGCGGCGCCAGCGCGTCCGCTGGTGGTCAGCGCTGGCGCTTCTCCGAGCCCTGGCCTCCAGTCCGGCGGCGGCCGCAGCAACCCTGCGTAACCGTTCAGTAGCGGAGGATGCAGAGACCATCGAGCAGGTCGACGAGGAAGGACGGCGCGCGGTGCTCGATCTCGATGAGGACCTAACCGAGGCGATCGATGTGGTGTCGGGCTGCGAGTCCGAGGAAGACGCTGATCGCGATAGGGGACGACTCATGCGACTCGCCCGTGAGGCCGATGAGCTCGCCGGGGAGGGCGATGCCAAACTCTCGCGCGCCTTGGAACTCGTCCGGGATCTGCTTGATGACGGGTACGCGCCGATCGTCTTTTGCCGTTTTGTGCCGACTGTCGACTACGTGGCGGCGTTCCTCCGCGCCAGACTCGAACGCAGGGGCGTCGTGGTTGAGGCTGTTACTGGCCGGTTGCCTCCCGAGGAACGGAAACGTCGTGTGGAAGCTCTCGGGGCTCACGAAGGCCGTATCCTCGTGTGTACGGACTGCCTGAGCGAGGGTATCAACCTACAGGATGCCTTCGACGCGGTGATGCACTACGACTTGTCGTGGAATCCGACTCGCCATGAACAGCGCGAGGGTCGCGTGGACCGCTATGGGCAGAATCGCTCGACCGTGCGGACTCTCACCTACTACGGCCAGAACAATCCGGTCGACGGCATCGTACTGCAGGTTCTGCTCCGGAAGCACAAGACCATCCACGAGCGCCTCGGTGTCATCGTGCCCGTGCCGATGGACACCCGAATCATTGAAGACGCCGTCCTCGAAGGGCTACTGATGCGTGAGGCCGATACCACGCAGCTTTCGTTCGACTTCCTTGAACCGCTTCATCGAGACGTCGACGGGCAGTGGGACGCGGCCGTCGAGCGGGAGAAGCGGAGCCGGACCCTGTTCGCGCAGAACCAGATCCTCCGGCTGGTGAACACAGAGGTGCGAGTCGAGCTCGATGAGCTACGCCGAGCGATTGGAAGCGGCGCAGACGTGCGAAGGTTCACGGCCACGGCGTTACGAACGCTTGGCGCTCAGGTGTCCGGCAATGAACCAATGCAGGTCGACATGCGCGAGACGACCCGCGCCCTACGGGACGCGATCGGCGAAGAAGGACGCTTTGTGGCGGTCTTCTCCGGGGCGCCGGAGCGCGACGCGCACCGCCTCACCAGAACCCACCCGATCGTCGAGGGTTTGGCCGCTCACGTGCTTGAAATCGCGCTCGATAGGACGCGGAACGGCTTGGGGTTGCGGTGTGGCGTGGTTCGGACGAACGCGGTGCAACGACGTACCACGCTCGTCCTTCTGCGCGTCCGGTTCCACATCGTCAATCGGGGACGGGACGATGCGGAGCGTCCACTGCTTGCGGAGGAACTTGCCCTGGCAGGCTTTCGCGGCAGCCCGGACCACGCAGACTGGCTCGCGCCGGATGACATCGAGCCATTCCTCGATGTCGGCGCAGACGCCAACATCGGCGCCGATCAGGCGCAGACTCATATCCAACGCGTGCTGGATCGCCTCGATGCCCTCAGGCCGAGACTAGACGCAATCGCCGAGGAGCGCGGGCGTGCGCTCTTCGACGCGCACCGCCGAGTCCGGCGGGCGACCCGGAGCGGCGTCCGAGCGTTGAGGGTCGACGTGCACACACCTCCCGACGTTCTCGGCGTCTATATGCTGCTTCCGGTAGTCGCGGGAGGGCACGGATGA
- a CDS encoding N-6 DNA methylase, with product MIGHRGRFSAVRTEGGLLPQDLLARLRSGDGTLPGLTGESYHLAPRERIGEAANRAWGRLVTAWRSFEEARGRAVPPATGPTRERWLLPLFQELGFGRLPRAQPIQIDQKTFAISHTWHHSPVHLLGCGVDLDRRQAGVAGAARTSPHGLVQDFLNRSDRHLWGFVSNGLQLRLLRNHRSLTRQAYIEFDLQAIMRGEQFSDFLLLWVLCHQSRVEAERPSECWLERWFTAARDQGVRALDKLRGGVQQAIEAFGSGFLTNAANAPLHAALASGELDTREYYRQLLRLVYRLIFLFVAEERDVLLDPAANDVAANRYLQFYATRRLRLLGDRRRGGSHGDLWHGLRVVMSRLYNGCPELALPALGSALWNPEACAALVSAECSNAHVLDAVRHLSTIREQGIPYPVNWRSIGADELGSIYESLLELHPRLNRDAGTFQLDTAGGHERKTTGSYYTPAPLVDCLLDSALQPVLEEAARQPNPEQAILGLRICDPACGSGHFLVAAARRIATRLAAIRVGEDEPSPREVQHALRDVVGRCLFGVDINPMAVELCKVSLWLEAIEPGRPLSFLDSHIQCGNALIGATPALMARGIPDIAFTAIEGDDKTIATDLRRRNKKERASLASGQRTMHAAFEAPIAKDIAAITERILAIDSERDDDIGALRLKERRWDDLARSGAFSDLWFRADAWCASFVWPKQTGDLADAAITADRWRDISTDTSTTPRATRRIVRELSRCHRFFHWHLAFPTVFATETENAQEDPGEPTGWNDGFDVVLGNPPWDTLSPDVKEFFSRYEPSIRSQDSAGQREIMSRLLEDTPTATAWAKYRRDLYGAVHFMKASGRYTLFAPGNLGKGDFNVYRMFVETSLRTIREGGLIAQVVPDGLYSGANCMAIRRELFERCQLDQILGFENWRKSWFTDIHGSAKFTIYTARRASRTTRFRAAFNIRSVQELTDAQAGNLLLMTPGLVKAFSADALAIMEFSSQRDIDIAEKMYRRHPRFDDERDGQPRRHYMREVDMGNDRSLFDEDPSGAPLYEGRMVAQYDHRAKGYRSGRGRKAVWEELPFSEPTKSIQPQWRIPTHLVPDRALERCQDYRIGFCDVASPTNERSLVAALIPRYTVCGDKVPTISFGDAAPWTYAVWLAVANSFVMDFLVRMKVGLSMTYTILDGMPFPRPASQDAVVRALVPRVLRLTCTGPEMIDFWNMAAEDDWVPQHRERHAVPGTTDEGERRLLRSEIDACVARDVYRLTRDELAHVLDTFPIVKKQDSKRFGEFRTKHLVLNAYEQLPAEVDERSDVTPNYRAIQVPSQSRSRT from the coding sequence ATGATCGGCCACCGCGGTCGCTTCAGCGCCGTGCGGACTGAAGGTGGCCTGCTGCCCCAGGATTTGCTGGCGCGTCTCCGGTCGGGAGACGGCACTCTTCCTGGGCTGACCGGTGAGAGCTACCATCTCGCTCCGCGCGAGCGGATTGGGGAAGCGGCAAACCGCGCGTGGGGTCGTCTGGTCACCGCATGGCGTTCGTTCGAGGAAGCGCGGGGGCGCGCGGTGCCGCCGGCGACCGGACCGACCCGCGAGCGTTGGCTCCTGCCGCTGTTTCAGGAGCTCGGGTTCGGACGCCTGCCGCGCGCACAACCAATACAGATCGACCAAAAGACCTTTGCCATTTCCCACACCTGGCACCACTCGCCGGTGCACTTGCTGGGCTGCGGCGTGGATCTCGACCGCCGGCAGGCCGGCGTCGCCGGCGCGGCAAGAACGTCGCCGCACGGGTTGGTGCAGGACTTTCTGAACCGCTCGGACCGGCACCTGTGGGGTTTCGTATCCAATGGCCTGCAACTGCGCCTGTTGCGCAACCATCGGAGCCTGACCCGGCAGGCGTACATCGAGTTCGACCTCCAAGCAATCATGCGGGGCGAGCAGTTCAGCGACTTCCTGCTCCTCTGGGTCCTCTGCCATCAAAGCCGCGTCGAAGCCGAGCGTCCCTCGGAGTGCTGGCTTGAGCGCTGGTTCACCGCCGCACGCGACCAAGGTGTCCGGGCGCTCGACAAGCTACGCGGTGGCGTCCAACAAGCGATCGAGGCATTCGGCTCGGGCTTCCTCACGAACGCGGCAAACGCCCCGCTGCATGCAGCGCTGGCGTCTGGCGAGCTCGACACGCGGGAGTACTACCGCCAACTGCTCCGGCTCGTGTACCGGCTGATCTTCCTCTTCGTCGCGGAAGAGCGCGACGTGCTGCTGGATCCTGCCGCGAACGACGTGGCGGCGAACAGATACCTGCAGTTCTATGCAACCCGCAGGCTTCGACTGCTGGGCGACCGTCGGCGTGGCGGCTCGCACGGCGACTTGTGGCACGGTCTGCGCGTCGTCATGTCGAGACTCTACAACGGATGTCCCGAACTCGCCTTGCCGGCACTTGGCAGCGCCCTCTGGAACCCGGAAGCTTGCGCGGCGCTAGTGAGTGCAGAGTGCAGCAATGCACATGTTCTGGACGCAGTTCGTCACCTTTCCACCATCCGCGAGCAGGGGATTCCCTACCCGGTCAACTGGCGCAGCATCGGCGCCGACGAACTTGGGAGCATCTACGAGAGTCTTCTGGAACTGCATCCGCGCCTTAACCGGGACGCGGGCACGTTCCAGCTCGACACAGCGGGCGGACACGAGCGCAAGACGACCGGCAGCTACTATACGCCGGCGCCCCTCGTCGATTGCCTGCTGGATTCCGCACTCCAGCCGGTTCTCGAAGAAGCCGCGAGGCAGCCCAACCCCGAGCAAGCGATCCTGGGGCTCAGAATCTGCGATCCGGCATGCGGGTCCGGACACTTTCTCGTGGCCGCGGCGCGCCGGATCGCGACGCGGCTGGCCGCTATCCGAGTTGGTGAGGACGAGCCGAGCCCCCGGGAGGTCCAACATGCACTGCGCGACGTGGTTGGCCGCTGCCTGTTCGGCGTGGACATCAACCCGATGGCCGTCGAGCTCTGTAAGGTCAGCCTGTGGTTGGAGGCTATCGAGCCCGGGCGCCCTCTTTCCTTCCTCGACAGTCACATCCAGTGCGGGAATGCGCTGATCGGCGCCACTCCTGCCCTGATGGCACGCGGGATACCGGATATCGCGTTCACGGCGATCGAAGGGGACGACAAGACAATCGCGACGGATCTCAGGAGACGCAACAAGAAGGAGCGCGCCAGTCTAGCGTCGGGGCAGCGAACGATGCACGCGGCGTTCGAGGCACCCATCGCAAAGGACATTGCGGCCATCACGGAGAGGATTCTTGCCATCGATAGTGAGCGTGACGACGACATCGGCGCGCTGCGCCTGAAGGAACGGCGGTGGGACGATCTCGCTCGATCGGGCGCATTCAGCGACCTGTGGTTCCGGGCGGACGCATGGTGCGCGTCGTTCGTTTGGCCGAAGCAGACCGGCGACCTTGCCGACGCTGCCATCACCGCGGATCGATGGCGCGATATCTCGACCGACACGAGCACGACGCCGCGCGCCACGCGCCGGATCGTGCGCGAGCTGTCCCGCTGCCACCGCTTCTTTCACTGGCATCTGGCGTTCCCGACCGTCTTCGCGACGGAAACGGAGAATGCTCAGGAAGATCCTGGCGAACCTACCGGGTGGAATGACGGGTTCGACGTTGTCCTCGGCAATCCCCCTTGGGACACCTTGAGCCCGGACGTCAAGGAGTTCTTCTCGCGGTACGAGCCCAGCATTCGGAGTCAGGATAGTGCTGGCCAACGAGAGATCATGAGTCGACTGCTGGAGGACACACCGACCGCGACGGCATGGGCGAAATACCGCCGCGACCTTTACGGCGCGGTGCACTTCATGAAAGCGAGTGGTCGGTACACGCTGTTTGCACCCGGTAACCTCGGCAAGGGCGACTTCAATGTCTATCGTATGTTCGTCGAGACTTCGCTCAGGACGATTCGCGAGGGAGGGCTCATAGCTCAGGTCGTACCTGACGGGCTTTATTCCGGTGCCAACTGCATGGCGATTCGCAGAGAGCTGTTTGAGCGATGCCAGCTCGACCAGATTCTCGGGTTCGAAAACTGGCGAAAGTCGTGGTTCACCGATATCCACGGCAGCGCGAAGTTCACCATCTACACTGCTCGCAGGGCCAGCAGGACCACCCGGTTTCGAGCCGCGTTCAACATACGTTCAGTGCAGGAGCTTACCGATGCACAAGCTGGCAACCTTCTCTTGATGACGCCAGGGCTTGTCAAGGCGTTCTCCGCGGACGCCCTGGCGATCATGGAGTTTTCGAGCCAGCGAGACATCGACATCGCGGAGAAGATGTACAGGCGTCACCCCCGGTTCGACGACGAGCGCGATGGTCAACCGCGCCGTCACTACATGCGGGAAGTCGACATGGGCAACGACCGGTCCCTGTTCGACGAGGACCCGTCCGGAGCGCCGCTCTACGAGGGCCGGATGGTCGCGCAGTACGATCATCGCGCCAAGGGCTACCGATCCGGGCGAGGGCGAAAGGCGGTCTGGGAGGAACTCCCCTTCTCTGAACCGACAAAATCGATTCAGCCACAATGGAGAATTCCTACCCACCTTGTACCCGACAGGGCACTCGAACGGTGCCAGGACTATCGGATCGGGTTCTGCGATGTGGCGAGTCCGACGAACGAGCGCAGCCTCGTCGCGGCACTCATTCCGAGGTACACTGTTTGCGGTGACAAGGTGCCAACGATCTCGTTTGGCGACGCTGCGCCATGGACCTACGCAGTGTGGCTCGCCGTCGCCAACAGCTTCGTCATGGACTTCTTGGTGCGCATGAAGGTCGGCCTCTCGATGACGTACACGATCCTTGATGGCATGCCGTTTCCCCGACCTGCATCACAGGATGCCGTGGTGCGTGCGTTGGTTCCGCGAGTCCTGCGGCTGACGTGCACGGGGCCCGAAATGATTGACTTCTGGAACATGGCGGCCGAAGATGACTGGGTGCCCCAGCACCGGGAGAGGCACGCAGTCCCGGGAACGACCGACGAGGGCGAACGCAGACTATTGCGGAGCGAGATCGATGCATGCGTCGCGCGGGACGTATACAGACTCACCCGCGATGAGCTGGCCCACGTGCTGGACACGTTCCCGATCGTCAAGAAACAGGACAGCAAGCGCTTCGGCGAATTCAGGACGAAGCACTTAGTCCTAAACGCCTATGAGCAGCTCCCGGCGGAAGTGGACGAACGCTCGGACGTTACGCCCAACTACAGGGCGATCCAGGTGCCGTCACAATCGAGATCCCGAACATGA
- a CDS encoding NTPase KAP encodes MSHFVFLGNISTGLLGWYIMTCLRRASADTTITNSEQRVVAVPADNPIREAKEDLLERASTARSFAEHILEIDSRQGLVVGVLGPWGAGKTSFVNLARSHLKGLGIDVLEFNPWMFSGAEQLVSSFFSELSAQMKLRPNLATLGENLAAYGDFLAELGWLPVFGPWLDRLRVIAKFLAKQSKGRGGTVASHREKIQTALAALNQPIVVVLDDIDRLSTREIRDMFKLVRLTANFSNIVYIVSFDRIRIEEALAEHKIPGRAYIEKILQFAVDLPEVPEDVLIRNTSNAIDEVVSPVKQPGSFDETAWPDVLMEVIRPLIRNIRDVRRYALSVHVTVRQLGGQVDLVDVLALDAIRVFLPDVFRFMHGSVNALTMTSDEYARNPGPAEHFKKRIDLLLEIAEEHAAVVRAMIQRLFPAAQCHVGGPHYGSDWKTQWLQNRRVAHEYVLRLYLERVVGEGLESFMQAEHAWACMADQQALDTYLRSLDPKRLHAVIHSLETYEGQFAREHVVPGSVVLLNLMPDLPERPKGMFELDSSVYVTRVVYRLLRSIRDGEQIAQVAQSILRELRTLSAKLELIDIVGHRENVGHKLVSEPAARALERAWRDEVRSASADAIRREADPLRILRLAKGGLLPPEPDVIIPDTAQMTLALLRAGRCEVRQQAVGSRAITRSSRLAWDVLVGVYGDEDTLKTRIGAIRASCPEDSKDLLDLADKYLSGWQPDDISEDN; translated from the coding sequence TTGAGCCACTTCGTTTTTTTGGGAAACATCTCCACCGGTCTCCTCGGGTGGTATATAATGACGTGCTTACGCCGAGCGAGTGCAGATACAACGATTACCAATTCCGAGCAACGAGTCGTGGCTGTTCCAGCAGACAATCCAATTCGTGAAGCCAAAGAGGACCTCCTTGAGCGAGCCTCCACCGCGCGATCTTTTGCGGAGCACATCCTTGAGATTGATTCACGTCAAGGACTGGTCGTCGGCGTCTTGGGGCCTTGGGGCGCGGGCAAGACATCATTCGTTAACCTCGCACGATCTCATCTGAAGGGCCTCGGCATAGATGTACTTGAGTTCAATCCATGGATGTTTAGCGGTGCCGAGCAGCTGGTGAGTTCCTTCTTCTCAGAACTGTCAGCCCAGATGAAGCTACGCCCCAATCTCGCTACCCTTGGCGAGAATCTCGCCGCGTACGGTGATTTTCTGGCGGAGCTAGGATGGCTGCCCGTCTTCGGTCCGTGGCTCGACCGCCTCCGTGTGATTGCGAAGTTCCTGGCCAAGCAGTCCAAGGGGCGGGGTGGGACCGTCGCCAGTCATCGGGAGAAGATACAAACAGCCCTAGCCGCACTCAATCAACCGATCGTAGTCGTGCTCGATGACATTGACCGGCTTAGTACTCGGGAAATCCGGGATATGTTTAAGCTTGTACGCTTAACAGCAAATTTTTCGAACATCGTATACATTGTTTCTTTTGATCGCATCAGGATTGAAGAGGCACTTGCCGAGCACAAGATTCCAGGGCGCGCCTATATCGAGAAAATTTTGCAGTTTGCTGTCGATCTTCCGGAGGTGCCGGAAGACGTTCTCATCAGGAACACATCGAACGCAATCGATGAAGTCGTTTCCCCGGTCAAGCAGCCAGGCTCGTTCGATGAGACCGCTTGGCCGGACGTGCTCATGGAAGTCATTCGTCCTTTGATCAGGAATATAAGGGACGTCCGCCGTTACGCGCTCTCCGTACATGTTACGGTGCGTCAACTCGGTGGCCAAGTAGACCTCGTCGATGTTCTAGCCCTCGATGCGATTCGAGTTTTCTTGCCAGATGTATTTCGCTTCATGCACGGCTCAGTCAACGCCCTTACTATGACGTCTGACGAGTATGCAAGAAACCCCGGCCCCGCCGAGCACTTCAAGAAGCGCATTGACCTGTTGCTAGAAATAGCTGAAGAACACGCGGCGGTCGTGAGAGCAATGATCCAGCGGTTGTTTCCTGCAGCGCAATGTCACGTCGGCGGCCCGCACTATGGGAGTGATTGGAAGACTCAGTGGCTACAGAACCGCCGCGTTGCTCATGAGTACGTGCTTCGGCTTTATCTCGAACGAGTTGTTGGGGAAGGCCTCGAGTCCTTTATGCAGGCGGAACACGCATGGGCCTGTATGGCCGACCAGCAAGCCCTTGACACCTACTTGCGGTCGCTAGACCCAAAGCGTTTGCACGCTGTCATACACTCGCTCGAAACGTACGAGGGACAGTTCGCTCGTGAGCATGTCGTCCCCGGATCTGTTGTCTTGCTCAACCTGATGCCGGATCTGCCTGAACGGCCGAAGGGCATGTTCGAACTCGACAGTAGCGTCTACGTAACGCGGGTGGTTTACCGCCTCCTGCGCTCAATTCGGGACGGCGAACAGATTGCGCAAGTAGCGCAGAGTATCTTGCGCGAACTCAGAACACTGTCAGCAAAGCTGGAACTCATTGACATCGTAGGGCATCGCGAGAATGTAGGTCACAAACTGGTGTCCGAACCGGCAGCGCGTGCACTGGAGCGCGCGTGGCGCGACGAAGTTCGGTCAGCGTCAGCAGATGCGATACGGCGGGAAGCGGACCCTCTCAGGATCTTGCGACTGGCGAAAGGAGGATTGTTGCCGCCCGAGCCGGACGTTATAATCCCCGATACGGCACAGATGACTCTTGCACTATTGAGAGCGGGGCGTTGCGAAGTGCGACAGCAGGCGGTGGGAAGTCGCGCGATAACTCGGTCTTCTCGTCTTGCTTGGGATGTGCTGGTTGGCGTGTACGGGGACGAGGACACCTTGAAGACGCGGATCGGAGCAATAAGGGCTTCGTGTCCGGAGGATTCTAAAGACCTGCTGGACTTGGCGGACAAGTATCTTTCCGGCTGGCAGCCTGACGACATAAGCGAGGACAATTAA